DNA sequence from the Thauera sedimentorum genome:
ATTCGGCCGCGCACACGCAGCGCGACACCAGCAGGTCCGAGAACGCCGGTTCGGTGGCCACCACGATCACCACCTGGCTGAGATTGGCGGCGATCAGCTTTTCGCGGAAGGCGTCCGAGCGCCACAGCAGGTTGCGGCGCGGATGCAGGTGCTCGATGGCGCCCTGGCCGTCGCCGCGCGGGGCGATGTCCACCTCGTCGCCACAGGCGAACACGCTCTTCTTGCCGCGCGGATAGCCCTGCAGGCAGCCGCTGTCGGTGATCACTTCGTAGTGGCGGCCGAAGGCCGCGGTGACAAGGCCGTGCAGCGGTTTGCCGGCGTGGGCGGAGCGACTCACTTGAACTTGTAGTAGTGGGTGTTGAGGTAGCCGGCGATGTTCAGTTCATCTTCCGGGAACAGCGCGAGGTTGAGCTGGGTGGTGCAGGCGGTGATCTGCTGCGCCAGCCCGTCGGCGGTGGTGATGCGGCGCTCGAAGCGGGTGTAGATGTCGGAGCCGTCATCGCCGCCGAACTGGCGCGCATGACAGGCCACGCAGTTTTCCGCGTGCAGCTCGCGGCCGGCCTGCAGGTCGGCGCCGGGGAAGGGGTCGGCCAGGGCCGGTGCGGCGTGCAGCACGGCGAGGGCGCCAAGTGGCATCAGCAGCTTCTTCATCGCAGCCTCCTAGGTCTGTGATTGCAGCCGGGCCACGCGGATGGCGGCCGGCGGATGTGAGTCGAAGAAACGCGAATACAGCGGGTCCGGTGTGAGCGTGGCGGCATTGTCGCGGTAGAGCTTGACCAGCGCGCTGACCAGGTCGCCGGCGCGGGTCTGCCGCGCCGCATAGCGGTCGGCTTCG
Encoded proteins:
- a CDS encoding cytochrome c; its protein translation is MKKLLMPLGALAVLHAAPALADPFPGADLQAGRELHAENCVACHARQFGGDDGSDIYTRFERRITTADGLAQQITACTTQLNLALFPEDELNIAGYLNTHYYKFK